A stretch of the Odontesthes bonariensis isolate fOdoBon6 chromosome 5, fOdoBon6.hap1, whole genome shotgun sequence genome encodes the following:
- the LOC142380575 gene encoding urokinase plasminogen activator surface receptor-like, with translation MRDITDPGKFSPNGKKCFTCEGETCTKTLNCEGNEDRCISVTVNADGVKTTLKGCASELMCLASSTQQLALKNKAASGTELSCCQGDLCNSAGSGSIITDVGAKTCALPQECGEHSLNFGTVKTVITTKCCNSDLCNTQSAPDPGKFSPNGKKCFTCEGETCTKTLNCEGNEDRCISVTVNADGVKTTLKGCASELMCLASSTQQLALKTKAASGTELSCCQGDLCNSAGSTSAGLLLMAVPLISLVLLS, from the exons ATGAGGGATATCACAG ATCCTGGCAAATTTTCCCCAAATGGCAAAAAGTGCTTCACCTGTGAAGGAGAAACATGCACTAAAACTCTAAACTGTGAGGGGAATGAGGACCGCTGCATCTCAGTAACAG TGAATGCCGATGGTGTTAAGACGACCTTAAAGGGCTGTGCCTCCGAGCTGATGTGCCTAGCTTCATCTACACAGCAGCTTGCCTTGAAGAACAAAGCAGCCAGCGGAACAGAACTGAGCTGCTGCCAGGGCGACTTATGCAACAGCGCCGGCA GTGGTTCAATAATTACTGACGTTGGAGCAAAAACTTGTGCTTTGCCTCAGGAGTGTGGTGAGCATTCTCTCAACTTTGGAACGGTTAAAACCGTGATTACCACCAAGTGCTGCAACTCGGACCTCTGCAACACCCAATCTGCCCCAG ATCCTGGCAAATTTTCCCCAAATGGCAAAAAGTGCTTCACCTGTGAAGGAGAAACATGCACTAAAACTCTAAACTGTGAGGGGAATGAGGACCGCTGCATCTCAGTAACAG TGAATGCCGATGGTGTTAAGACGACCTTAAAGGGCTGTGCCTCCGAGCTGATGTGCCTAGCTTCATCTACACAGCAGCTTGCCTTGAAGACCAAAGCAGCCAGCGGAACAGAACTGAGCTGCTGCCAGGGCGACTTATGCAACAGCGCCGGCAGTACAAGTGCTGGTCTGCTGCTGATGGCGGTGCCGCTCATCTCTCTGGTCTTATTGTCTTAG